The following proteins are encoded in a genomic region of Zea mays cultivar B73 chromosome 9, Zm-B73-REFERENCE-NAM-5.0, whole genome shotgun sequence:
- the LOC100278637 gene encoding J domain-containing protein required for chloroplast accumulation response 1 isoform X3, translating into MAGAPLRRSDLDFADVFGGPPRRVSGNEHRSQRGSQDTSSFESATRAGSGGPDTPVFGDRGSSDRRRQLGEEFYKDIFPGSEAASPRRSGAGDWGNVFGAQASPVSTARPRSSFSIRFNRGMDSSMPTSPSQQMSNRNDDGTSYAYSVPTSPNASMNNYLAQGAARQDSKKNPFSWHRYPFLSRFRSQSGEKKSTSNHVSSMDNEFEGTPVNLESIMANNKFHFSFYKWAGKGALLVLPATAQEKSVDIIGLRSFPQVVIQGIDLIDCEDSMSTATGTAKNQTDYEDSKSGKHSANSATKDGAIPLLFEDYMQGERSRSSRVKEKMKGFIKLFSPESSPKRKRAPETQRQTSVGKNGTKTELHDKFSMSSLEASEDVETMTEVQERLDKPVLTANSKMDTATGSNEAASNEPIHDDTKDKAANTIEHEDIEDLDGCVVEHFSEDHVLHNDQEKELIKISEAKIREWSRGKEGNIRSLLSTLQYVLWPESGWKPVPLVDIIEGAAVKKAYQKALLCLHPDKLQQRGAAMHQKCIAEKVFDILQEAWKEFNSVTFG; encoded by the exons ATGGCGGGCGCGCCGCTGCGGAGATCGGACCTTGACTTCGCCGACGTCTTTGGCGGCCCGCCGCGCCGCGTGTCTGGGAACGAGCACCGCTCGCAGCGCGGCTCGCAGGACACCTCGTCGTTCGAGTCCGCGACGAGGGCGGGGAGCGGCGGACCGGACACGCCCGTTTTCGGGGACCGGGGGAGCTCCGACCGAAGAAGGCAGCTCGGGGAGGAGTTCTACAAGGACATATTCCCCGGGAGCGAGGCAGCGTCGCCCAGGCGGAGCGGCGCCGGGGATTGGGGGAATGTGTTCGGCGCGCAGGCTTCGCCTGTCTCCACGGCCCGCCCGCGATCGAG CTTCTCCATTCGGTTCAACAGAGGCATGGACAGTTCAATGCCTACTTCTCCCTCTCAGCAAATGTCCAACAGAAACGATGATGGCACATCTTATGCTTATAGTGTTCCAACTTCACCCAATGCATCCATGAACAATTATCTTGCTCAAGGGGCAGCCCGACAAGATTCGAAGAAGAATCCCTTCTCATGGCATCgctatccatttctatctaggttccgTTCTCAAAGTGGAGAAAAGAAGAGCACATCTAATCATGTCAGCTCAATGGACAATGAATTTGAAGGGACTCCTGTTAACTTGGAAAGTATCATGGCCAATAACAAGTTCCATTTTTCCTTCTACAAGTGGGCAGGCAAAGGAGCCTTGTTAGTGTTGCCAGCTACTGCACAAGAAAAGTCCGTAGACATCATTGGACTGAGAAGCTTCCCTCAAGTGGTCATTCAAGGTATTGATCTAATTGATTGTGAAGACAGCATGTCAACTGCCACCGGAACAGCCAAAAATCAGACAGATTACGAAGATTCGAAATCTGGAAAACATAGCGCAAACTCAGCAACCAAGGATGGAGCTATTCCTTTACTCTTTGAAGACTACATGCAAG GGGAGAGAAGTCGTAGTAGCAGGGTGAAGGAAAAGATGAAGGGTTTCATAAAACTATTTAGCCCTGAGAGTTCACCAAAGCGCAAACGAGCACCGGAAACACAAAGGCAAACATCTGTGGGGAAAAATGGAACCAAAACTGAACTGCATGATAAGTTCAGCATGTCCAGTTTGGAGGCCAGTGAGGATGTGGAAACG ATGACTGAAGTGCAAGAGAGGTTGGACAAACCAGTTTTGACAGCGAATAGTAAAATGGATACAGCTACGGGAAGTAATGAGGCCGCTTCTAATG AGCCCATCCATGATGATACAAAAGACAAAGCGGCCAACACAATAGAGCATGAGGACATTGAAGATCTTGATGGATGTGTG GTTGAGCATTTTTCTGAAGATCATGTTCTTCATAATGATCAGGAAAAGGAGCTAATAAAG ATATCAGAAGCTAAAATTCGCGAATGGTCTAGGGGAAAAGAAGGAAATATTAGGTCATTGCTTTCAACACTGCAATAT GTCTTATGGCCTGAGAGTGGATGGAAACCAGTTCCACTTGTTGATATAATTGAAGGAGCAGCAGTTAAGAAGGCTTACCAGAAAGCATTATTGTGCCTTCATCCAGATAAGTTGCAGCAACGAGGTGCTGCCATGCATCAGAAGTGTATAGCAGAGAAGGTTTTTGACATTTTACAG GAAGCATGGAAGGAATTCAATTCGGTCACTTTTGGATAG
- the LOC100278637 gene encoding J domain-containing protein required for chloroplast accumulation response 1 isoform 2 (isoform 2 is encoded by transcript variant 2), with product MAGAPLRRSDLDFADVFGGPPRRVSGNEHRSQRGSQDTSSFESATRAGSGGPDTPVFGDRGSSDRRRQLGEEFYKDIFPGSEAASPRRSGAGDWGNVFGAQASPVSTARPRSSFSIRFNRGMDSSMPTSPSQQMSNRNDDGTSYAYSVPTSPNASMNNYLAQGAARQDSKKNPFSWHRYPFLSRFRSQSGEKKSTSNHVSSMDNEFEGTPVNLESIMANNKFHFSFYKWAGKGALLVLPATAQEKSVDIIGLRSFPQVVIQGIDLIDCEDSMSTATGTAKNQTDYEDSKSGKHSANSATKDGAIPLLFEDYMQGTKQSNDHTKNDVSSTTLSSKISRSPSGERSRSSRVKEKMKGFIKLFSPESSPKRKRAPETQRQTSVGKNGTKTELHDKFSMSSLEASEDVETVQMNSQNAFTAEPFPMTEVQERLDKPVLTANSKMDTATGSNEAASNEPIHDDTKDKAANTIEHEDIEDLDGCVVEHFSEDHVLHNDQEKELIKISEAKIREWSRGKEGNIRSLLSTLQYVLWPESGWKPVPLVDIIEGAAVKKAYQKALLCLHPDKLQQRGAAMHQKCIAEKVFDILQEAWKEFNSVTFG from the exons ATGGCGGGCGCGCCGCTGCGGAGATCGGACCTTGACTTCGCCGACGTCTTTGGCGGCCCGCCGCGCCGCGTGTCTGGGAACGAGCACCGCTCGCAGCGCGGCTCGCAGGACACCTCGTCGTTCGAGTCCGCGACGAGGGCGGGGAGCGGCGGACCGGACACGCCCGTTTTCGGGGACCGGGGGAGCTCCGACCGAAGAAGGCAGCTCGGGGAGGAGTTCTACAAGGACATATTCCCCGGGAGCGAGGCAGCGTCGCCCAGGCGGAGCGGCGCCGGGGATTGGGGGAATGTGTTCGGCGCGCAGGCTTCGCCTGTCTCCACGGCCCGCCCGCGATCGAG CTTCTCCATTCGGTTCAACAGAGGCATGGACAGTTCAATGCCTACTTCTCCCTCTCAGCAAATGTCCAACAGAAACGATGATGGCACATCTTATGCTTATAGTGTTCCAACTTCACCCAATGCATCCATGAACAATTATCTTGCTCAAGGGGCAGCCCGACAAGATTCGAAGAAGAATCCCTTCTCATGGCATCgctatccatttctatctaggttccgTTCTCAAAGTGGAGAAAAGAAGAGCACATCTAATCATGTCAGCTCAATGGACAATGAATTTGAAGGGACTCCTGTTAACTTGGAAAGTATCATGGCCAATAACAAGTTCCATTTTTCCTTCTACAAGTGGGCAGGCAAAGGAGCCTTGTTAGTGTTGCCAGCTACTGCACAAGAAAAGTCCGTAGACATCATTGGACTGAGAAGCTTCCCTCAAGTGGTCATTCAAGGTATTGATCTAATTGATTGTGAAGACAGCATGTCAACTGCCACCGGAACAGCCAAAAATCAGACAGATTACGAAGATTCGAAATCTGGAAAACATAGCGCAAACTCAGCAACCAAGGATGGAGCTATTCCTTTACTCTTTGAAGACTACATGCAAG GAACGAAACAGAGCAATGATCATACAAAGAATGATGTTTCATCAACTACCCTGAGTTCTAAAATTTCTCGATCACCTTCAGGGGAGAGAAGTCGTAGTAGCAGGGTGAAGGAAAAGATGAAGGGTTTCATAAAACTATTTAGCCCTGAGAGTTCACCAAAGCGCAAACGAGCACCGGAAACACAAAGGCAAACATCTGTGGGGAAAAATGGAACCAAAACTGAACTGCATGATAAGTTCAGCATGTCCAGTTTGGAGGCCAGTGAGGATGTGGAAACGGTACAAATGAACAGCCAGAATGCTTTTACTGCCGAACCTTTTCCA ATGACTGAAGTGCAAGAGAGGTTGGACAAACCAGTTTTGACAGCGAATAGTAAAATGGATACAGCTACGGGAAGTAATGAGGCCGCTTCTAATG AGCCCATCCATGATGATACAAAAGACAAAGCGGCCAACACAATAGAGCATGAGGACATTGAAGATCTTGATGGATGTGTG GTTGAGCATTTTTCTGAAGATCATGTTCTTCATAATGATCAGGAAAAGGAGCTAATAAAG ATATCAGAAGCTAAAATTCGCGAATGGTCTAGGGGAAAAGAAGGAAATATTAGGTCATTGCTTTCAACACTGCAATAT GTCTTATGGCCTGAGAGTGGATGGAAACCAGTTCCACTTGTTGATATAATTGAAGGAGCAGCAGTTAAGAAGGCTTACCAGAAAGCATTATTGTGCCTTCATCCAGATAAGTTGCAGCAACGAGGTGCTGCCATGCATCAGAAGTGTATAGCAGAGAAGGTTTTTGACATTTTACAG GAAGCATGGAAGGAATTCAATTCGGTCACTTTTGGATAG
- the LOC100278637 gene encoding J domain-containing protein required for chloroplast accumulation response 1 isoform X2: MAGAPLRRSDLDFADVFGGPPRRVSGNEHRSQRGSQDTSSFESATRAGSGGPDTPVFGDRGSSDRRRQLGEEFYKDIFPGSEAASPRRSGAGDWGNVFGAQASPVSTARPRSSFSIRFNRGMDSSMPTSPSQQMSNRNDDGTSYAYSVPTSPNASMNNYLAQGAARQDSKKNPFSWHRYPFLSRFRSQSGEKKSTSNHVSSMDNEFEGTPVNLESIMANNKFHFSFYKWAGKGALLVLPATAQEKSVDIIGLRSFPQVVIQGIDLIDCEDSMSTATGTAKNQTDYEDSKSGKHSANSATKDGAIPLLFEDYMQGTKQSNDHTKNDVSSTTLSSKISRSPSGERSRSSRVKEKMKGFIKLFSPESSPKRKRAPETQRQTSVGKNGTKTELHDKFSMSSLEASEDVETMTEVQERLDKPVLTANSKMDTATGSNEAASNEPIHDDTKDKAANTIEHEDIEDLDGCVVEHFSEDHVLHNDQEKELIKISEAKIREWSRGKEGNIRSLLSTLQYVLWPESGWKPVPLVDIIEGAAVKKAYQKALLCLHPDKLQQRGAAMHQKCIAEKVFDILQEAWKEFNSVTFG, from the exons ATGGCGGGCGCGCCGCTGCGGAGATCGGACCTTGACTTCGCCGACGTCTTTGGCGGCCCGCCGCGCCGCGTGTCTGGGAACGAGCACCGCTCGCAGCGCGGCTCGCAGGACACCTCGTCGTTCGAGTCCGCGACGAGGGCGGGGAGCGGCGGACCGGACACGCCCGTTTTCGGGGACCGGGGGAGCTCCGACCGAAGAAGGCAGCTCGGGGAGGAGTTCTACAAGGACATATTCCCCGGGAGCGAGGCAGCGTCGCCCAGGCGGAGCGGCGCCGGGGATTGGGGGAATGTGTTCGGCGCGCAGGCTTCGCCTGTCTCCACGGCCCGCCCGCGATCGAG CTTCTCCATTCGGTTCAACAGAGGCATGGACAGTTCAATGCCTACTTCTCCCTCTCAGCAAATGTCCAACAGAAACGATGATGGCACATCTTATGCTTATAGTGTTCCAACTTCACCCAATGCATCCATGAACAATTATCTTGCTCAAGGGGCAGCCCGACAAGATTCGAAGAAGAATCCCTTCTCATGGCATCgctatccatttctatctaggttccgTTCTCAAAGTGGAGAAAAGAAGAGCACATCTAATCATGTCAGCTCAATGGACAATGAATTTGAAGGGACTCCTGTTAACTTGGAAAGTATCATGGCCAATAACAAGTTCCATTTTTCCTTCTACAAGTGGGCAGGCAAAGGAGCCTTGTTAGTGTTGCCAGCTACTGCACAAGAAAAGTCCGTAGACATCATTGGACTGAGAAGCTTCCCTCAAGTGGTCATTCAAGGTATTGATCTAATTGATTGTGAAGACAGCATGTCAACTGCCACCGGAACAGCCAAAAATCAGACAGATTACGAAGATTCGAAATCTGGAAAACATAGCGCAAACTCAGCAACCAAGGATGGAGCTATTCCTTTACTCTTTGAAGACTACATGCAAG GAACGAAACAGAGCAATGATCATACAAAGAATGATGTTTCATCAACTACCCTGAGTTCTAAAATTTCTCGATCACCTTCAGGGGAGAGAAGTCGTAGTAGCAGGGTGAAGGAAAAGATGAAGGGTTTCATAAAACTATTTAGCCCTGAGAGTTCACCAAAGCGCAAACGAGCACCGGAAACACAAAGGCAAACATCTGTGGGGAAAAATGGAACCAAAACTGAACTGCATGATAAGTTCAGCATGTCCAGTTTGGAGGCCAGTGAGGATGTGGAAACG ATGACTGAAGTGCAAGAGAGGTTGGACAAACCAGTTTTGACAGCGAATAGTAAAATGGATACAGCTACGGGAAGTAATGAGGCCGCTTCTAATG AGCCCATCCATGATGATACAAAAGACAAAGCGGCCAACACAATAGAGCATGAGGACATTGAAGATCTTGATGGATGTGTG GTTGAGCATTTTTCTGAAGATCATGTTCTTCATAATGATCAGGAAAAGGAGCTAATAAAG ATATCAGAAGCTAAAATTCGCGAATGGTCTAGGGGAAAAGAAGGAAATATTAGGTCATTGCTTTCAACACTGCAATAT GTCTTATGGCCTGAGAGTGGATGGAAACCAGTTCCACTTGTTGATATAATTGAAGGAGCAGCAGTTAAGAAGGCTTACCAGAAAGCATTATTGTGCCTTCATCCAGATAAGTTGCAGCAACGAGGTGCTGCCATGCATCAGAAGTGTATAGCAGAGAAGGTTTTTGACATTTTACAG GAAGCATGGAAGGAATTCAATTCGGTCACTTTTGGATAG
- the LOC100278637 gene encoding J domain-containing protein required for chloroplast accumulation response 1 isoform 1 (isoform 1 is encoded by transcript variant 1) yields the protein MAGAPLRRSDLDFADVFGGPPRRVSGNEHRSQRGSQDTSSFESATRAGSGGPDTPVFGDRGSSDRRRQLGEEFYKDIFPGSEAASPRRSGAGDWGNVFGAQASPVSTARPRSSFSIRFNRGMDSSMPTSPSQQMSNRNDDGTSYAYSVPTSPNASMNNYLAQGAARQDSKKNPFSWHRYPFLSRFRSQSGEKKSTSNHVSSMDNEFEGTPVNLESIMANNKFHFSFYKWAGKGALLVLPATAQEKSVDIIGLRSFPQVVIQGIDLIDCEDSMSTATGTAKNQTDYEDSKSGKHSANSATKDGAIPLLFEDYMQGERSRSSRVKEKMKGFIKLFSPESSPKRKRAPETQRQTSVGKNGTKTELHDKFSMSSLEASEDVETVQMNSQNAFTAEPFPMTEVQERLDKPVLTANSKMDTATGSNEAASNEPIHDDTKDKAANTIEHEDIEDLDGCVVEHFSEDHVLHNDQEKELIKISEAKIREWSRGKEGNIRSLLSTLQYVLWPESGWKPVPLVDIIEGAAVKKAYQKALLCLHPDKLQQRGAAMHQKCIAEKVFDILQEAWKEFNSVTFG from the exons ATGGCGGGCGCGCCGCTGCGGAGATCGGACCTTGACTTCGCCGACGTCTTTGGCGGCCCGCCGCGCCGCGTGTCTGGGAACGAGCACCGCTCGCAGCGCGGCTCGCAGGACACCTCGTCGTTCGAGTCCGCGACGAGGGCGGGGAGCGGCGGACCGGACACGCCCGTTTTCGGGGACCGGGGGAGCTCCGACCGAAGAAGGCAGCTCGGGGAGGAGTTCTACAAGGACATATTCCCCGGGAGCGAGGCAGCGTCGCCCAGGCGGAGCGGCGCCGGGGATTGGGGGAATGTGTTCGGCGCGCAGGCTTCGCCTGTCTCCACGGCCCGCCCGCGATCGAG CTTCTCCATTCGGTTCAACAGAGGCATGGACAGTTCAATGCCTACTTCTCCCTCTCAGCAAATGTCCAACAGAAACGATGATGGCACATCTTATGCTTATAGTGTTCCAACTTCACCCAATGCATCCATGAACAATTATCTTGCTCAAGGGGCAGCCCGACAAGATTCGAAGAAGAATCCCTTCTCATGGCATCgctatccatttctatctaggttccgTTCTCAAAGTGGAGAAAAGAAGAGCACATCTAATCATGTCAGCTCAATGGACAATGAATTTGAAGGGACTCCTGTTAACTTGGAAAGTATCATGGCCAATAACAAGTTCCATTTTTCCTTCTACAAGTGGGCAGGCAAAGGAGCCTTGTTAGTGTTGCCAGCTACTGCACAAGAAAAGTCCGTAGACATCATTGGACTGAGAAGCTTCCCTCAAGTGGTCATTCAAGGTATTGATCTAATTGATTGTGAAGACAGCATGTCAACTGCCACCGGAACAGCCAAAAATCAGACAGATTACGAAGATTCGAAATCTGGAAAACATAGCGCAAACTCAGCAACCAAGGATGGAGCTATTCCTTTACTCTTTGAAGACTACATGCAAG GGGAGAGAAGTCGTAGTAGCAGGGTGAAGGAAAAGATGAAGGGTTTCATAAAACTATTTAGCCCTGAGAGTTCACCAAAGCGCAAACGAGCACCGGAAACACAAAGGCAAACATCTGTGGGGAAAAATGGAACCAAAACTGAACTGCATGATAAGTTCAGCATGTCCAGTTTGGAGGCCAGTGAGGATGTGGAAACGGTACAAATGAACAGCCAGAATGCTTTTACTGCCGAACCTTTTCCA ATGACTGAAGTGCAAGAGAGGTTGGACAAACCAGTTTTGACAGCGAATAGTAAAATGGATACAGCTACGGGAAGTAATGAGGCCGCTTCTAATG AGCCCATCCATGATGATACAAAAGACAAAGCGGCCAACACAATAGAGCATGAGGACATTGAAGATCTTGATGGATGTGTG GTTGAGCATTTTTCTGAAGATCATGTTCTTCATAATGATCAGGAAAAGGAGCTAATAAAG ATATCAGAAGCTAAAATTCGCGAATGGTCTAGGGGAAAAGAAGGAAATATTAGGTCATTGCTTTCAACACTGCAATAT GTCTTATGGCCTGAGAGTGGATGGAAACCAGTTCCACTTGTTGATATAATTGAAGGAGCAGCAGTTAAGAAGGCTTACCAGAAAGCATTATTGTGCCTTCATCCAGATAAGTTGCAGCAACGAGGTGCTGCCATGCATCAGAAGTGTATAGCAGAGAAGGTTTTTGACATTTTACAG GAAGCATGGAAGGAATTCAATTCGGTCACTTTTGGATAG